The Triticum dicoccoides isolate Atlit2015 ecotype Zavitan chromosome 6A, WEW_v2.0, whole genome shotgun sequence genome has a window encoding:
- the LOC119314819 gene encoding U-box domain-containing protein 34-like, with protein sequence MDGKISIRYKVDLERMLLNGSAQPTHMQLSLLEDITDCFSDDQQIGSGGFAVVYKGIVGKRMVAVKKLSQTLDMHENKFHKEVECLMKAKHKNIVRFLGYCSDTQGRIADYEGKFVMADLRNWLLCFEYVPNGSLDKYITDASGDLEWGERYQIIKGICEGLLHLHERHILHLDLKPGNILIDDRMTPKIADFGLSRCLDKDQTRAFTSHLCGSQGYLAPEFYRGQVAFASDIYSLGVIIMEILTGEKGYQEDENIVENWMNRLEASDNLETRLDQVRVCTKIGIECMDLDPKKRPTARRINDRLDKTTSVTEAGISSSSVEQQVSFLKEQYCQDRITKLSSEYPGKDIKHGTPTEDQWLQGREGASDDQWSLCGARDTKQNVIPQGASISSSNRGVLYKLNNLDIYDTKARKNYVRLGGPILENIKCVKLFKKGELKPILKDNNFIRKDGFGEVYKGLVDNVPVTVIKLISDNVIKNGGFANEVIMQCRVIHKNIVRLIGCCLEFDAPVLVYEFFSTVSLHDILHINIKLPLNLSVRSSIAAALADALAYMHSVPGTQILHGDLKPANILFDDKLFNGNFVPKVSGFGMSRIIARDIIGDMTYMDSIYLQKGYLTEQRDVYSFGVIVLELLTRRKAIHADHNSLVRIFLENHKKGRKSTGLFDKEIALKGDLGLLDMLVEIAVKCLDDDVVIRPSMVDVAKRLSILDRSLKSGDARTNSRQYDSDARTNSRQYDMRRSHSDE encoded by the exons ATGGATGGCAAAATTAGTATCAGATACAAGGTTGACCTGGAGCGCATGCTGCTTAATGGAAGTGCACAGCCAACACACATGCAGTTATCGCTTTTAGAAGATATCACAGACTGTTTCTCCGATGATCAGCAAATTGGTAGCGGTGGGTTTGCGGTGGTTTATAAG GGAATAGTGGGAAAACGAATGGTTGCTGTGAAGAAGTTGTCCCAAACACTTGATATGCATGAGAATAAATTTCACAAAGAGGTTGAGTGCCTGATGAAGGCCAAGCACAAGAATATAGTGCGGTTCCTAGGATATTGTTCTGACACGCAAGGGAGGATTGCGGATTATGAGGGTAAGTTTGTGATGGCAGATCTGCGGAACTGGTTACTATGTTTCGAGTATGTACCAAATGGAAGTCTCGATAAGTATATTACAG ATGCATCTGGTGATCTTGAATGGGGTGAGCGCTACCAGATAATCAAGGGAATATGTGAAGGCTTACTTCATCTTCACGAGAGGCATATCCTCCACTTAGATCTAAAGCCGGGTAATATATTGATTGATGATCGGATGACACCCAAAATTGCTGATTTTGGTCTATCAAGGTGCTTGGATAAAGACCAAACACGAGCTTTTACTTCACACCTATGTGGATCACA GGGATATCTGGCTCCTGAATTCTACAGAGGTCAAGTCGCATTTGCCTCAGACATATACAGTCTTGGCGTTATAATCATGGAGATTTTAACAGGAGAGAAGGGGTATCAAGAAGATGAGAAT ATAGTTGAAAATTGGATGAATCGATTGGAGGCATCAGATAATTTGGAGACACGGTTGGATCAAGTAAGAGTATGCACTAAGATAGGGATAGAGTGTATGGACTTGGACCCGAAGAAGAGACCAACTGCCCGCCGTATAAACGATAGGCTTGATAAAACGACAAGTGTCACCGAAGCTGGTATCAGTAGTTCATCAGTCGAACAACAAGTTAGTTTCCTAAAGGAACAATATTGCCAAGACAGAATTACAAAGCTTTCATCTGAGTACCCTGGAAAGGACATCAAGCATGGGACGCCTACAGAAGATCAGTGGCTGCAAGGTCGAGAAGGAGCTTCAGATGATCAATGGTCATTATGTGGAGCGCGAGATACAAAGCAAAATGTCATTCCACAAGGTGCAAGTATTTCTAGCTCTAACCGTGGTGTGCTCTACAAGTTGAACAATTTAGACATTTACGACACAAAAGCTCGCAAGAATTACGTGAGGTTGGGCGGTCCTATATTGGAAAATATAAAATGTGTGAAACTTTTCAAAAAGGGGGAGCTCAAGCCAATTttgaaggataataattttattagaAAAGATGGCTTTGGAGAAGTTTACAAGGGTCTTGTTGATAACGTACCAGTCACGGTAATCAAGCTGATTAGTGACAATGTGATAAAGAATGGaggttttgcaaatgaagtcatcaTGCAATGTCGAGTCATTCACAAAAACATTGTTAGGCTCATAGGTTGCTGCCTTGAATTTGATGCCCCGGTCCTAGTCTATGAGTTTTTCTCCACAGTTAGCCTTCATGACATTCTTCACATCAACATCAAGCTGCCTCTCAACTTGAGTGTGCGATCAAGTATTGCTGCAGCATTAGCAGATGCTCTAGCATATATGCATTCAGTGCCCGGCACCCAAATTTTACACGGTGATCTTAAACCAGCAAATATACTATTCGATGACAAACTCTTCAATGGCAACTTCGTGCCTAAGGTCTCCGGCTTTGGCATGTCAAGGATAATTGCGAGAGATATCATTGGTGACATGACTTATATGGATTCAATATACCTACAAAAAGGCTATCTGACGGAACAAAGGGATGTATATAGTTTTGGAGTTATCGTCTTGGAACTTCTTACTCGGAGGAAGGCTATACATGCTGACCATAACAGCTTAGTGAGGATTTTCCTTGAGAATCACAAGAAGGGTAGGAAATCAACAGGGCTATTTGATAAGGAAATTGCACTGAAAGGAGATTTGGGACTTCTTGACATGCTGGTAGAAATTGCCGTCAAATGTCTTGACGATGATGTGGTTATAAGACCGTCAATGGTAGATGTTGCAAAGCGCCTTTCTATACTGGATCGATCCCTTAAATC GGGGGATGCTAGGACAAATAGTCGTCAGTATGACTCGGATGCTAGGACAAATAGTCGCCAGTATGACATGAGACGATCCCATAGTGATGAATGA